A stretch of Cicer arietinum cultivar CDC Frontier isolate Library 1 chromosome 5, Cicar.CDCFrontier_v2.0, whole genome shotgun sequence DNA encodes these proteins:
- the LOC101504149 gene encoding ribosomal RNA-processing protein 8-like isoform X2 produces MLVLIFNLEIIIVAMNNNKRKRHSRNDVSKKNQKPPSNKEQEIPSASTAKRAKSNEPSKSSNFFEKMRARLSGGHFRMINEKLYTCTGKEALNYFREDSSLFNLYHAGYRTQMSNWPEQPVNVIIKWLKKQSPSFVVADFGCGEAFIAKSVKNTVFSLDLVSNDPDVIACDMANTPLGSSSADVTVFCLSLMGTNYQTYLEEAYRVLKPGGWLLIAEVKSRFDPNTGGADPEKFSKAISELGFNSVKRDFSNKMFILFYFTKKCTQIISSTTPSTENYQQHTLPD; encoded by the exons ATGTTAGTGCTGATTTTCaatttagaaattataattGTGGCAATGAACAACAATAAGCGAAAGAGGCACAGCAGAAATGATGTATCGAAGAAGAACCAGAAACCACCAAGTAACAAGGAGCAAGAGATTCCATCAGCTTCTACTGCGAAGCGTGCAAAGTCCAATGAACCCTCAAAATCTTCCAACTTTTTTGAAAAG ATGCGAGCAAGGTTGTCTGGTGGACACTTTAGGATGATTAACGAAAAGCTCTACACTTGCAC TGGGAAGGAGGCGCTCAATTATTTCCGTGAAGATTCGTCGCTATTCAACTTG TATCATGCAGGATACAGAACACAAATGTCAAATTGGCCAGAACAGCCGGTTAATGTAATTATTAAGTGGCTGAAAAAACAGAGCCCTTCTTTTGTTGTTGCCGATTTTGGTTGTG GGGAAGCGTTTATTGCCAAAAGCGTGAAGAATACTGTCTTCTCTCTCGACCTTGTCTCCAATGATCCCGATGTTATTGCTTGTGACATGGCAAAT ACTCCGTTAGGTTCCTCATCTGCTGATGTCACTGTGTTCTGTCTTTCATTGATGGGAACCAACTATCAAACTTACCTTGAAGAAGCATACAGGGTTCTTAAGCCAGG TGGCTGGCTGTTGATAGCAGAAGTAAAGAGCAGGTTTGATCCAAATACTGGAGGAGCAGACCCAGAGAAGTTTTCAAAGGCTATTTCTGAGCTAGGATTCAACTCTGTGAAAAGG GACTTCtcaaataaaatgtttattttgttttacttcACCAAAAAG
- the LOC101504149 gene encoding ribosomal RNA-processing protein 8-like isoform X3 — protein MNNNKRKRHSRNDVSKKNQKPPSNKEQEIPSASTAKRAKSNEPSKSSNFFEKMRARLSGGHFRMINEKLYTCTGKEALNYFREDSSLFNLYHAGYRTQMSNWPEQPVNVIIKWLKKQSPSFVVADFGCGEAFIAKSVKNTVFSLDLVSNDPDVIACDMANTPLGSSSADVTVFCLSLMGTNYQTYLEEAYRVLKPGGWLLIAEVKSRFDPNTGGADPEKFSKAISELGFNSVKRDFSNKMFILFYFTKKEKKNAKKKEIEWPSLKPCLYKRR, from the exons ATGAACAACAATAAGCGAAAGAGGCACAGCAGAAATGATGTATCGAAGAAGAACCAGAAACCACCAAGTAACAAGGAGCAAGAGATTCCATCAGCTTCTACTGCGAAGCGTGCAAAGTCCAATGAACCCTCAAAATCTTCCAACTTTTTTGAAAAG ATGCGAGCAAGGTTGTCTGGTGGACACTTTAGGATGATTAACGAAAAGCTCTACACTTGCAC TGGGAAGGAGGCGCTCAATTATTTCCGTGAAGATTCGTCGCTATTCAACTTG TATCATGCAGGATACAGAACACAAATGTCAAATTGGCCAGAACAGCCGGTTAATGTAATTATTAAGTGGCTGAAAAAACAGAGCCCTTCTTTTGTTGTTGCCGATTTTGGTTGTG GGGAAGCGTTTATTGCCAAAAGCGTGAAGAATACTGTCTTCTCTCTCGACCTTGTCTCCAATGATCCCGATGTTATTGCTTGTGACATGGCAAAT ACTCCGTTAGGTTCCTCATCTGCTGATGTCACTGTGTTCTGTCTTTCATTGATGGGAACCAACTATCAAACTTACCTTGAAGAAGCATACAGGGTTCTTAAGCCAGG TGGCTGGCTGTTGATAGCAGAAGTAAAGAGCAGGTTTGATCCAAATACTGGAGGAGCAGACCCAGAGAAGTTTTCAAAGGCTATTTCTGAGCTAGGATTCAACTCTGTGAAAAGG GACTTCtcaaataaaatgtttattttgttttacttcACCAAAAAG GAAAAGAAAAATGCTAAAAAGAAGGAAATTGAATGGCCATCACTTAAACCTTGTTTGTACAAGCGTCGTTGA
- the LOC101504149 gene encoding ribosomal RNA-processing protein 8-like isoform X1, whose translation MLVLIFNLEIIIVAMNNNKRKRHSRNDVSKKNQKPPSNKEQEIPSASTAKRAKSNEPSKSSNFFEKMRARLSGGHFRMINEKLYTCTGKEALNYFREDSSLFNLYHAGYRTQMSNWPEQPVNVIIKWLKKQSPSFVVADFGCGEAFIAKSVKNTVFSLDLVSNDPDVIACDMANTPLGSSSADVTVFCLSLMGTNYQTYLEEAYRVLKPGGWLLIAEVKSRFDPNTGGADPEKFSKAISELGFNSVKRDFSNKMFILFYFTKKEKKNAKKKEIEWPSLKPCLYKRR comes from the exons ATGTTAGTGCTGATTTTCaatttagaaattataattGTGGCAATGAACAACAATAAGCGAAAGAGGCACAGCAGAAATGATGTATCGAAGAAGAACCAGAAACCACCAAGTAACAAGGAGCAAGAGATTCCATCAGCTTCTACTGCGAAGCGTGCAAAGTCCAATGAACCCTCAAAATCTTCCAACTTTTTTGAAAAG ATGCGAGCAAGGTTGTCTGGTGGACACTTTAGGATGATTAACGAAAAGCTCTACACTTGCAC TGGGAAGGAGGCGCTCAATTATTTCCGTGAAGATTCGTCGCTATTCAACTTG TATCATGCAGGATACAGAACACAAATGTCAAATTGGCCAGAACAGCCGGTTAATGTAATTATTAAGTGGCTGAAAAAACAGAGCCCTTCTTTTGTTGTTGCCGATTTTGGTTGTG GGGAAGCGTTTATTGCCAAAAGCGTGAAGAATACTGTCTTCTCTCTCGACCTTGTCTCCAATGATCCCGATGTTATTGCTTGTGACATGGCAAAT ACTCCGTTAGGTTCCTCATCTGCTGATGTCACTGTGTTCTGTCTTTCATTGATGGGAACCAACTATCAAACTTACCTTGAAGAAGCATACAGGGTTCTTAAGCCAGG TGGCTGGCTGTTGATAGCAGAAGTAAAGAGCAGGTTTGATCCAAATACTGGAGGAGCAGACCCAGAGAAGTTTTCAAAGGCTATTTCTGAGCTAGGATTCAACTCTGTGAAAAGG GACTTCtcaaataaaatgtttattttgttttacttcACCAAAAAG GAAAAGAAAAATGCTAAAAAGAAGGAAATTGAATGGCCATCACTTAAACCTTGTTTGTACAAGCGTCGTTGA